ATAAACAGGTAATTTTCTTGATTAGATCAAATCCGATGCAGTTTCGTATCACTAAGTagcagtagttttaatattgtaacataaaaagctttttttaagCTTATTTACTACTTTTTTGACTTGTTTCCGTGGTGATAAAAACCCAAGAAACTGTTTAAAGTTCACTAAACTTTGTCATTACAAACTCAGAAATTGATAGCAATGGTTACCTCAAAAAATGTACTGTTATTTTGCTTAATGTTTAAAGGAAACTGTATTTGTTATTGAATTATTTTGCGGTTGGACACGCCCCCTGACAGAAGATGGTGTTAAAACATAGCTATAATCATATGgaagtagatttgtgtctttattattcaatttaaaaaaaacacacacacacaaacatttcagtaaaaaaaactgactttcaatcaaagaaaaaaaaagtgttcaaatgcaattatttgggtctcaaatataattttgtatttgaacagttttttctttgattgaaatgttttattttatttatttaataataaagacagaCATGTACTAACCTCAATATGGTGCAAATACAAAAATGGTtacttcaatttaaaaaaaaaaaaaaaaaaacattttcttgtttaaatgcaattatttgggtctcaaatattcttttgtattttaacactttttttttttgattgaaaatatttatttttgattgaggaaaacttttttgattgaagtaatttttcttttaatttattaagtttttcttttttgattgaataataaagacacacatcTACCTCCATAATAAACTAGTTCACAATTTTTTGGGGGTTCAAAATTACGTTTGTAATATTTTTCAGGAATACTTTAATATTCTCATAATAATAAACAGGTAATTTTGCTGTTTAGATTAAATCAGATGCAGTTCTAAACTCCAAACACCAGGGGGCTCCCTAGCTCTATCCGGTTACACGTTGTCATAGTAACCGCTCTAAACGCTGAAGAGGAAGAGTCTGCCTGTAAATCCTTTAGATTTTTGAGGAGATTATCATTTTATATTACGTATAAGCGCTGTTAATACCATTTTTCGGTTGTGTCTTGAAGCTTATTTACTACTTTTCGACTTGTTTCTGTGGtgttaaaaacacaagaaactgtttaaaattactaaaactttgttttttcatgtattcAAACAAACTAAAGTCCTTTATTAAAGGGCCAAACGGACCAGGTGTGAATAGCCCGTTACATGCAGAGAACATGCGGGATCCACCGGACAGAACCGCCCGGTCCCGGTCCCAGTGTTCACTGGAGACCAGTAGGATCCAGGACCTAAACCAGTACAAAGTGCTTCCATCCATCCAGAAGAGGATCTCAGGCTCTGAGGTGGACCTGGACCCCCACCACCAGTCTGCTGGTGCTGGGACCTGCAGCTCTGATGGAGAGTCCACAGCAGAGAGCTCCACATGGAGGTACATGTGTCTGATTATTCACAATAACTTTGCAATCaacagaaaaaacactaaaaatgttttgagtttttttttttttttgattgaaccttttgtatttgaaatgtttttattttatttatttatctaatattAAAGTCActcaatcaaaaataataaacaatttaatcaaagaaaacattttctatcaaaaataaaggtttttaaaagaaaaagtgtttaaatgcaatttttttggggtcctcaattttatttttttgtattcaatattattttgattgaaacgtttttattttatttatttaataatacagACATACAATTACTACCCTCATTATggctcaaaaacaaaaaagtttacttcaataaaaaaaaaaatcaatcaaaagaaaaatcactttaattatatatatatatatatatatatatatatatatatatatatataaattacacACATGTACTACTACCCAAATATAACTTCAAtataaaaaactttttcaatcaaataaagttcagttagataaaatatatatatatatatatatatataaactattttttaaacgcaattatttgggtctcaatatttttttttgcatttaaactttttttcttatatttagtcttgatagattttttttaattatttttttgattgaaaaaagacaaatgtactacccatatggtccaaatacaaaaactttacttcaatcaaaaataaatatttttaatcaaagaagaaaaataatgttcaaatgtaactatttgggtctcaaattattattattttgattgaaaatatttaattttgattgaagtgatcTTTTTGGatagaattttttatttattgaataatgAAGACAACTCTCCCTCCATAGCTCCACAGTGTGTGGGAACAACAGCAGTTTGCTTCTGGCCATTCGTGCTCCCTGTGGTGAGAGGTTTGTGCAGCACTTCCTGTCTTCAGACACTCTGCAGACAGTGAGAATCATCACAGAGCAGAAGCTCAGCAGCAGCTACACAGGAGCCTCCATCCACACCATGGATGTACCACACAGAACCTTCACTGAGCTCAACATGACTCTGGAACAGGCTGGTATCTCCAACAGGTCTGTGCTGGTCATCACTCAGCAAACTCAACCAGAGCAAACTTAAAgtctttcattcattttttttttttttaagttctttatattaaaatatgtacGTTATTAATTGTATTAAAAAATCACCTTTTAGATGTTTTTCTCCCTCTGTGAAGCGTATCAAGTTCTGTTCTGTTAAGACAATAAAATCCAGATACCATATTAACGTTTGTGATTGTAATAATTAGATGTCATAAACCACGTgacaaactcatggcccgggggccacatccggccctttggagcatccaattcgacccacaggagaaagtaaaaatgacaaaatatgaatCAGTGTAAATGTAACTCAACATTTGCATGAGCTCATAGTTTTCCTGCTGTTTATATCACACGATAGCAGTCACTTttgataatatatttatatgagCACTATGGGATGACTGTCATAATTGGCACTATATAAAcaaagtttaattaaattttttgttaaactggaaaaatactcaaaattcttacaaaatcctaaAATTTTTCTGAAGTTACGacatattttccttaattaaataaaaagtggtcacaaaatgtaggaaatgtaaagtgaagatcctgttgggactgatatttgtcagttattgcttggatatgatatttcttatatatttttgtatacgtagaagtgtaaacttggGCAGAGTAATGTTGAAAtaattttcccacataaaatctttGACCCACTTTAGACTAAACTGGTCCacatttggcccttgaactgaaAATAATTTGCTTTAAAACCAACACTAACATCTAGACAGGTGCAAACATATGTTAACAAaagcaacattaggtggaaaaggtttttaagtgctgaaaatgtctttaaagtgaaaaaagtgcagaaaagccattgaaatttgatgaaatgGCAGAAATGCATGAAGGGAGCAAATATATGGCatgaaaaattgataaaaaacagGTTAGAATCTGGAAAGTTTGTCGTCGAtgcaaaaaaagggtaaaaatgggctcaaaatgttcagaaaatatttttgtttcttgaaggcatctggcaaacccctcccagtgtctcatgatcccaaggttgagaacccctggtataCATTAGTAACTGAGCATATCTGGTGCTTTTTGGTGAAACTGTAATTAGTAATCATACCATTTTATGCTACCTTCCATTACCCAGAATTCCCTCCTTCGACCACTTATTTCCAGTCAAAACCATGAAGCCATTTTTGTGCTGCCATAATATTTTATGAACCatcataaatacagaaaatcaaAGCCAACATGTGAAATCTAAGGCTTTAGAACATGAGGcatggttatttatttttgccacaGAAACTGAGCATCACATCTGGTAACTCCCACTGAGCTGCAACAGAACAgtatttacagtaaaacactcgacatgcattttttttttttaaacaaacagaaGTCGACATGCAACATTTAAAGGATCAAACGCATTCTTTCATCTTTAACAAATCTAATTCACTCCAAACATCAAAACACTGCACACGCTTTAGTTAGCTCAGGGCAGTTAGTGATACAGCTCCTCAAACTCTCCCAGATTCTCAGAGTCAAGCTTTGTGATTTTCCGACCTGCAGAGtaggaaaacaaaacattagGTTCAGCATTATTTAAACAGGGGAAATGGATCTAAAGTTTATAAACAAACCGACCAAAATGTGTTTCAATCTCTTGGATGATGGTTAACAAACCAGAATCCACCAAGTTGACGGCAAAGCCTCGTTTGCCGAACCGTCCGGTGCGTCCGATCCGGTGAAGGTACGTCTCGCTGTCGGCGTTCCCGTCAATGTCCACCGGCAGGTCAAAGTTCACCACTAGAGATATCTGCGCCACGTCGATACCTGTGACACACGTCAGCCCTCAAACATTTAAGTCCCACCTACTATCATCTAATATGACTAAATATAAAgcacattcatttttaaatattcttttagtattgatcaacctgatatgagaTGGTATTAATATTAGTAAATAAAAAGATTTGATCTAATCTACTATCAATCTGCTTATTTCCTATTGGATCACCTAacgcacgtgtcaaactcaaggcccgggggccaattcCAGCccattagagcaggggttctcaaactctgggtcgccagatgcctttaaatAACAATTTGAGACCattgttgcttatttttacactttctgcaactacatcaaactttcCATATACTGTACTAACCTTAttctcatcactttttcttgtcatacttttgctcattttaatgtattttgctacattactcctatttctgccactattacatcaaatttcaatgcattttctgaacttttttcctgctttcaagacattttgagcacttataaaccctttccatcacttttccacctaatgtcacatgttgacccattgtaGACACAACCTGtttaacatatttcatgctttcacgaccattatttgccagtttaaactaattgttccaatattgacacttaacccctttttactacttcctgtccatttttggccactctaaagTGCTACTTTTAACCCATTATTAACTATTTAGGGAttaacatctttaagatgactatatactatgtagcGTGGTGTTTACTTATGACACATGGTGAAAATGTGGTCTTGCTTATTTTCAccaatttatccacattcacaatttgttgccagtttaaactattgtTCCTAACCAACCCCCACAAGCCactgtaatttgcaactttcaaaccaatttctgtggtttttaaaatcaccaaCTTTTCAGTCAGGTAGTATCCAGGCCATTCTGATCTCAGCTCCGACTACAGTAAAAGttagccagtttgtaatagtagcataacagcatgaagttgctAAATAACCACGTTGGATTTATTCACAAGCGATCGCATCAGCATTCTGACTCAGAATCCGACTTGCTGTGATTGTTCCACAGTAGTTCACAGTAAGAACAGCGGACaaagcggtgtatcagtctggttccactAAAAAGAAACCATAAAAAGCTATAAATGGACTGATACTGTATGCAGACGTgaggcagtgaggaggagacttcatgtagtaaatgaaactcatcagttgaaaCACTTAACATTTCCGTGGAACCTAACCTCGAAACTCCAGGtacccattccacgattgccaacgtataaagagtgtactaaaaacaaaaattaaaaaaatcagggTACAAcgcttgtggataaacgtcttcaTGACCACAACAGAATTCATCTCGAAGCTGCTTTACAAAGGGGgagggacttgctgcttttaaaaggattgcGAACGGACCAgaatttggcgacatttctcatggacaggtaataaacatgttttaatcaaaagttatggcactaaCAAtaagtgtagtttttgtagttatgcgacttttttatgttttgcaatgcgcgTGTACAAACGTAAAAGGGGTAgtttctggtagattggcagggGAGAAGTaaagctgttgagggcgggacattgagaagacgtctcagaaactctggatagcagctttaagccgggttttaatgttatttatagtgtgttttaaaaacaaatctgattATCAATTAATCTACTGACattaatcgattatgaaaataaatcattagttgcagctctagtgCTGATAGACTAACAGCACCAGGATGTCTTACGGACCATATCACTgctgtacagctgatctaaatactGTGAATTACTGTTACATCTTGGGCTACACACCACTGTACACTGTGCAATTTCTTGTTTGGCGGAcgagtaaataaaacaaatctttTGTCACTTACTGTATTactgtaaacaaataaaactcgGTTGTATAACTGCAATATCCCACTTGAGGTCGTAAtcaaatatcagcactggtgtgatatTCTACAGCAgccaaatcacaccagtgctgatatttcagcacaacagcacattgagtgtgatattgcttaattgtggACCCCGACCAGTTCCAGAGCCGATTATCAGAACAAATTCACTTAGTGTACTTGGTCGGGAAAGGAGAAATCAGAACCTCACGTTAGCTTCGGTTTTGTCTCACCTCGAGAACACACGTTTGTGGTAACAAGAACTTTCTCGAGGCCGCTCTTGAATCGATTGATGATCGCCGCTCTCTGCTCCACGGTCAGTTCTCCACTCAGCAGCGCCACCTGGTGACCTTCATTGACGAGGGCTGTACAAAGCCACGCAGCGATCTTACGAGTCTAAATGTTTAGATTTACATCAGTTGTCAGATATCAAGGCAGGAATCGAACCGagttaaagggtacctgtagtgaaaatgtgaacaaaaaatgtgtttattgtataatcaataaactaaatatgtgcaccgttttataaaaaacattaaaataactttttagaacaattttataccttCGGGCATAAACTATAGAGAGTCGCCATTTTGAACAGGATATGACGCGCAATTGTTATCGgcatggtgcattgtgggataacGGACAGAGGTTACCACTAGAAAcaagccatggctgagtagttaggtgttgaaagtgctcaaatATGGTAGCaactgtgataaaagctgcatgaaaggatatctgttcaTGGACGGGAGATGCACCGAGGATCAGCACCTAACGGCGCCCTAATGAACAGCTAAGTTTATTTAGCAACAAGGAAATAAGAGAACATTCTGGTGggggtgtttccattacagattttcacaaaataaaagtgatatttctaaatgtcgaacaaagtgtaattgcgctttgaacatgttttgaTGGAAGGCTATTTTGGAGCCTCACAAcgcctgtgaaatctcatccagcaagactttgctgcagaaagatggacgctctaaacctccttataaaactctattcctttgttgtttcacatctaatgtgaCAGTAAAAacttttaagtataatgctaagaaatgtctgggtctccttttctgtttacacatactgcatcatgtgaccatgtacgtcacgttctgtgccgcgtatttgcggaaaaaggtTATCCCacagcgcttttgcgacacatttgaATATTGAAACGTCCTCATGAATGCATAAAAACTTAAGCGAATTTTGGAGTATTTATTCGATATTCAGctttttccattaccagtttttattgtgccatttagattttgtgcatttccaagggtaatggaaacgcagcaaTAGTAGTGCTCTTAACAAGTACGTTTACAAACTGCATTGAGACTTTCGGTGAAGAAATTCAGATGCAACTTTGGCTTAGTGCCCATTAGTTTAACCTGCAGATCCCTCTTATAGCAGCTCAGCTTGAAGCATTCTTCACATACCACCAAATTTCTTTATagcagaaatgttaaatgtgcaTCCTGTACAGATATTATGGAGCCAGCATCTGGCCAACTCTGACTTAGTGTTGTCATTTGGCTTGGATATGCTAACGATCATTCTAAAaagtaagtttgtgtgtgttttttttttttttttttaaatgcacatgTTTTGTTTATCAGTAATacattcaacacatttttgtttatacattttcactacagatACCTTTTAAAGTTCTTCTTTCTCAAAGCAGAGTGCAAGTATTAAAAATCACCTGGCAGAAGATCATGGCCTGTGCAATGGTGAGGCACCCGTACAAGTTAGAAATGGCCTCGAACTTCTCCTCCTTGTTTCTGCAGACCATGTAGAACTGTTTGATGGTGTTTAGCGTCTCCTCTTCGCGCTTCAATCGGATGATGTTGGGGTCGGGAACCACCACCTCGGCAAACCTCCACACCGAGTCCTCAAATGTGGCGGAGAACAGCAGCATCTGGCAAGTTTTCAACAGCTGCCTgtttcagggaaaaaaaaaaaacaaaaaaaaaaaaacacatgacaacATAGGGCCAAGCGATATGgacaaaaactattttttctCATACtgacgatataaatctagattattttaattcaaacaaaaagacagtcatcaacaccccccgccagattggctctcattataactcaaccttttcctaaatctaagaagttTGATGTAGACATAAGAAAATATGATTTCTAAGAAaaactgtcccctttgaagatacctcaaacaaaGTCCAAAAagacggaacaagggcaataactccggagaAAATAATTGTGCACTTGTCATTTTGGAACTCCATCacggtattgataccctgaagccacataTCAAATGTGGTTATCCAATCtaaaacggtttctgagaaaagctgtctaATTTAACTCAGACGGACAGACTTCAAACCTATTTCCCTTTTCACACTTcatggcgggggataataaaattattattcctttatttttttcattcaagatttatttttagctaaattgcattgttttgaatagtttatcaaggaattcttttgacaatgaaaaataaaagaaaaatagtacagtattttctagtttttttccacaaaaaaaaaaatttgtctacagtcccattttgtcaaataaatcgtgagagaatcgtatcgtgaacccagtatcgtgaatcgtatcgggagttgagtgaatcgttacatccctacccgATACAAGctctccgataagtttttgttggttttgtccccaccctcagttgttcccaccatatactgacagcaaaaaataactgaagtgaatttgaattgttgacttttgttcTCTggataacatcacttgatcaagccttttctaacattgaacactacaaaataagtattaaaAGTATGTACGAttcgtatcggatcgatattggCCAATACTCAAAGCTGCAATATTGACATCAtatcgaaagtgaaaaagttgtattgtgAAATCTTTAACACAAACACATagtaggacaaaaaaaaaaaaaaaaaaaacagacaatggcacaaaacaaagaaatgcacaaaagaacaataatacacaaaaaaatgcaatttggaacaaaaatacataaaactaaaatgaacaaaaggaataaaacaattacaaaatggGATATCTATTTTcataaacagctgcacaatatgtgccacacagcaatccatctaactgagatTTTCAAAATGAgaattttaacacaaaataagctatggaaaaaaaaaaaaaaaaaaaaaatcaatactgtATTTAATATAGAAAACTTAATATATTGTCCAGCTCTATGACAACATCTCACAGCTATCACTTCATCAGGTTCTCAGGTGGGGACTCACCTTTGGATCCGAATGCTCTGATCGCGATGACCCTGTGTGGCGATCATCACGTCCGCCTCGTCTAAAACGAACAGGGTGATCTTCTTGGGGTCGATGATCTTGAACCTGGTCCAGTCGAGGAGCGTGCCGGGCGTACCGACAACGATCTGCTCCTGCAACGAAATGCCTCGCTGCActgagagcacacacacatctcaggTTACAGATTTGTTCGCAAAAACTaaatacacactaaacacaAAGTTCATCAAATTGTAAATGGAAGGAAGATACCATGTGcagcatttttattaaaatgtgaaatgcaatttataataaatgaataaacggTAAAATCAGCAAAACCAAAGTACATAATTATTGTCTTCTAATTTCAGtgtgaactgaaaatataaataatttaccAACAGAAAAGTTTAGAGCCTTTCTTCAAAGGATGGATCGATGTGTTCGTCTGATGCttagtttaaaaacaaacttcccTCCGGCTGCAAAAGGTGTACATTTCGTGTAAATTATTTGATGGAACTAACCAGTAAATTGGGAATATCGCTAAATTACTTGAATGAGTTAACTGagtttgtgaacaatgcaatcataatctTTATTCATGTTACACATTACGTTAGCACTCTGATGAAAATGGTTAACCCAAtttagttgtttaagctcatttgttgttttcattgattcaatctaatatcaaaatacatttaaattgaacaacgttgcttctcgtgtcaaatattgttatgcgattaatttatattaatcaattacaaagtctctagattttttttaattgatatttGAAATGATAAATTATATTTCTCCAGCTATATTTATTATTCCTGTTGAGGGCAAAtctttaattttgtaaataccCTGTTTTATTCCAAGTAAAATTccctatttaaaaaattactggaattttgcaaccctagttaaaatgtttttaaatatttgctcatatttatgtttggatatgatgcAGTAATTGAAAATTTTtcccaatttctggttaatttaaATAACTCACATGAAAAgttcatatttttcaatattcCAGAGCTTAAGTTCCTGTGAAATGTACTGGAAATTTCCCACCACTTTTCAACCCTACTCAAAACAAACCATTTCTAAACAATTACAATGTGTTCGTGTGCATCCTTACGTCCGTTCCCACGGATGCCGTACGCCAGCTTCACATCAGGACAAAACTTTCCCATCTGCTCGATGACTTGACCGATCTGCAGCGCGAGCTCATATGTGGGCGCGACGCAAAGGCACTGAAAGACATATTTGACTTTAATGTGAAGACAGCTGTGGGCTTTGATGGGATGTTTCCTACCCACCTGTGGCCACTTGTTTTCAGGGTTTACATGACTCAGCATCGCCAGGGAAAATGCTGCGGTTTTGCCGGTGCCGGACTGCGACTGTGCGATGAGATTCTGAGGCCTGAGCGGAAAAGTACGCAAACTTATACCTGAGCAGCAAAGTGGAATCATTAAAACATGCATGGTGGTGAACTCACGGCTCTGCCAGCATCATGGGCAGCGCGCTTTCCTGGATTTTTGAGGGTCTGTTGAAACCCATCTGGTATACACCCCTCAGCAGGTCTGGTTTCCTGTTTCATAAAGGCAAAAAAAGACATTCgtgaaggcaaggcaaatttatttatatagcgcatttcatactcaaggcaactcaatgtgctttacatgataaaacattcaattgtttaaaatcaataagaacatttaaaatcatcagtaaaatcaattaaaatcatcagtaaaatcatcattacatcaacaacatgacaaaaagtctctctctcaatcatatgcagtagagaaaaaaagtgcctttaactttgatttaaaaatgttcacattggatgctgacttcagctccgctggcagtttgttccacttctttgcagcataacaactaaaagcagcatcaccatgtttactgtgaactctgggctccactatctgatctgtgtccatagatctgacaGGGAAGCTGATGTCACACACTCAAATATTCGTGGTTCGGAAGCCCCACCCactgagataaaaacaaacatcagcaaGGAATTTAACGTTTCCGAGATGAAAATCTCACAGTGCCTGTGTTTTTACCGTGCCAGGATGCCCGAGTGGTTTAAGTCGCCACACAAGCACACTCCGCTgctgtgggttcaaatccctcTTATGTCACgtatagatttacattttaacatatttaacaagtCAAATTCCACTTTCAAAAatacatgtacaaaaaaataaaatagacgtTTTAAGGTATTTCCTGAGTTAGGGTTAAactaaaagggttagcggggtatctaaaaaattaatatgagctaaaataaaactgagaactttaagtcacgtggtgcacccatcacgtcacctaaactggccaatgagggacgttcatacgtttccgtatcaatagccacaACCATTTTTAATTCAAGCATTTAACCTATACTTTAACCTGAGTACTGAAAAGTAGTAGCCTACTTTTGCCACATCTGCTATGCTCAGAAAAAATTagcacaaaaaactgaaaaaataaaataagtgtccgaaaaacaaaaaaaaatgtaacatgaaaaatgtactccaaaaaacagaagaaaaaaaatgtccaaaaaacatgaaaaaaattacccaaaaacaaaccaaattattcagaaaaaaagggatattaatattcattttttcaa
This portion of the Gouania willdenowi chromosome 7, fGouWil2.1, whole genome shotgun sequence genome encodes:
- the ubxn10 gene encoding UBX domain-containing protein 10, with translation MYSNKLKSFIKGPNGPGVNSPLHAENMRDPPDRTARSRSQCSLETSRIQDLNQYKVLPSIQKRISGSEVDLDPHHQSAGAGTCSSDGESTAESSTWSSTVCGNNSSLLLAIRAPCGERFVQHFLSSDTLQTVRIITEQKLSSSYTGASIHTMDVPHRTFTELNMTLEQAGISNRSVLVITQQTQPEQT
- the ddx19a gene encoding ATP-dependent RNA helicase DDX19A yields the protein MFEDSWDSCAVDKQETASQSTELDLSKATGRVRSPLKIERDINGNLVKSQESEDAGTKPDLAQQSLLNKLIRRTLVENRNQVVVLQADPTSPLYSVKSFEELRLKPDLLRGVYQMGFNRPSKIQESALPMMLAEPPQNLIAQSQSGTGKTAAFSLAMLSHVNPENKWPQCLCVAPTYELALQIGQVIEQMGKFCPDVKLAYGIRGNGLQRGISLQEQIVVGTPGTLLDWTRFKIIDPKKITLFVLDEADVMIATQGHRDQSIRIQRQLLKTCQMLLFSATFEDSVWRFAEVVVPDPNIIRLKREEETLNTIKQFYMVCRNKEEKFEAISNLYGCLTIAQAMIFCQTRKIAAWLCTALVNEGHQVALLSGELTVEQRAAIINRFKSGLEKVLVTTNVCSRGIDVAQISLVVNFDLPVDIDGNADSETYLHRIGRTGRFGKRGFAVNLVDSGLLTIIQEIETHFGRKITKLDSENLGEFEELYH